From Anopheles coluzzii chromosome 3, AcolN3, whole genome shotgun sequence, the proteins below share one genomic window:
- the LOC120959991 gene encoding carnitine O-palmitoyltransferase 2, mitochondrial: MLRVPKTQWLACLARSQSTSARPTTGEEYQYLQRSKIPMLHFQPSLPRLPIPELEKTCARYLAAQQPLLSPDAFERTKELVNQFSQQDGPKLQTLLKEFDAANKHTSYISEPWFDMYLRDRAPLPLNYNPLLMMNPDPRPQFNDQLLRTTNLVISSLRFMKSLRAKILEPEVFHMNPAKSDTPTFRTVTSMMPSFISTYVAYAFKAFPLDMSQYQGLFGGTRIPELGKDRIYRTDSSRHVVVMRNGNMYAVDVLDAQGNIEQPATLLARFERVLKDAKAPAADPLGLLTTENRDTWATARTHLTQLGTNARSLELVDSALFCICLDDSTIEPENPIPAIREFLFGDGTNRWFDKSFTLIVAKDGTAGINFEHSWGDGVAVLRYFQEIFKETTTAPFAQVGLQGVDNQSKDAVVPIEFTLDDRVKAAIRTAENNHNAVIDSLDMNYMKYEAINKSVCKRQRISPDSVMQLGFQLAYYKQHGAFVGTYESCSTAAFRHGRTETMRPCTVATKTFCQEVERRDSGKKKSMAELRDMMNQCSTVHGQLTKEAAMGQGFDRHLFGLKHTAQRNGLPLPALYEDPAYGAINHNILSTSTLSSPALLAGGFGPVVKDGYGIGYNIQDGYLGSVVTSYKPHRNGREFVDCLRAAYEDIGKVLAATGPSPKEK, from the exons ATGTTACGTGTACCGAAAACGCAATGGCTTGCATGTCTCGCCCGTAGCCAGTCTACCTCGGCCCGCCCAACCACCGGCGAGGAGTATCAGTATCTGCAGCGGTCCAAGATACCGATGCTCCACTTTCAACCCTCCCTGCCACGCTTACCCATACCGGAGCTGGAGAAAACGTGCGCCCGGTATCTGGCCGCTCAGCAGCCACTCCTGTCGCCCGATGCATTTGAGCGCACCAAGGAGCTGGTTAACCAGTTCTCCCAACAAGACGGACCGAAGCTGCAGACACTGTTGAAGGAGTTCGATGCGGCCAACAAGCACACGAGCTACATCTCCGAACCGTGGTTCGATATGTACCTGCGAGATCGGGCACCACTGCCGCTCAACTACAACCCACTGCTGATGATGAATCCCGACCCGCGGCCGCAGTTTAACGATCAGCTGCTGCGTACGACCAATTTGGTTATTAGCTCGCTGCGCTTCATGAAATCGTTGCGGGCGAAAATCCTTGAGCCGGAAGTATTCCACATGAATCCGGCGAAAAGCGATACGCCCACGTTCCGCACGGTCACTTCCATGATGCCGTCCTTCATCTCGACGTACGTGGCGTACGCGTTCAAGGCATTTCCGCTCGATATGAGCCAGTATCAGGGACTGTTCGGGGGTACGCGCATTCCCGAGCTGGGCAAGGATCGCATCTATCGGACGGATTCGTCTCGCCACGTGGTGGTGATGCGCAACGGAAACATGTACGCGGTGGATGTGCTAGACGCGCAGG GCAACATTGAACAACCCGCAACACTGCTGGCCCGGTTCGAAAGGGTACTGAAGGACGCGAAAGCTCCGGCCGCCGATCCGCTTGGTCTGCTGACGACGGAAAACCGTGACACGTGGGCAACGGCCCGAACGCACCTTACCCAGCTCGGTACCAATGCCCGTTCGCTCGAGCTGGTCGATTCGGCCCTGTTCTGCATCTGTCTCGACGATTCGACGATCGAGCCGGAAAATCCCATCCCTGCCATCCGTGAGTTCCTGTTCGGCGACGGCACCAACCGTTGGTTCGACAAATCGTTCACGCTGATCGTGGCCAAGGACGGTACGGCGGGCATCAACTTTGAACACTCCTGGGGCGATGGTGTGGCCGTGCTGCGCTACTTCCAGGAGATCTTTAAGGAAACCACAACGGCACCGTTCGCCCAGGTCGGACTGCAAGGCGTGGACAATCAGTCCAAGGACGCAGTCGTACCGATCGAGTTCACGCTGGACGATCGGGTGAAGGCGGCCATCCGGACGGCGGAAAACAATCACAACGCGGTGATCGATTCGCTCGACATGAACTACATGAAGTACGAAGCGATCAACAAGAGCGTGTGCAAGAGGCAACGCATCAGCCCGGACTCGGTGATGCAGCTCGGCTTTCAGCTGGCGTACTACAAGCAGCACGGTGCGTTCGTGGGCACGTACGAATCGTGCAGTACGGCCGCCTTCCGGCACGGGCGCACGGAAACGATGCGGCCGTGCACGGTCGCGACGAAAACGTTCTGCCAGGAGGTGGAGCGGCGCGATTCGGGCAAGAAGAAAAGCATGGCCGAGCTGCGCGACATGATGAACCAATGCTCGACGGTGCACGGTCAGCTGACGAAGGAAGCGGCCATGGGGCAAGGGTTCGATAGGCATCTGTTCGGGCTGAAGCATACGGCGCAGAGGAACGGTTTGCCGCTGCCGGCACTGTACGAAGATCCGGCGTATGGTGCGATTAACCATAACATCCTGTCCACCAGTACGCTATCTTCGCCCGCCCTGCTGGCCGGTGGATTTGGGCCGGTTGTGAAGGATGGGTACGGCATCGGGTACAACATCCAGGACGGGTACTTGGGCAGCGTCGTGACGAGCTACAAACCGCACCGGAATGGGCGCGAATTTGTCGACTGTCTGCGGGCGGCGTACGAGGACATTGGCAAGGTGTTGGCCGCCACCGGACCATCGCCTAAGGAAAAGTGA
- the LOC120957610 gene encoding actin-related protein 2/3 complex subunit 1A-B: MTERHTFGGTVSPITCHAWNKDRSQIAISPNNNEVHIYKRTGSEWKLTDVLNQHDLRVMGIDWAPNTNRIVTCAVDRNAYVWTQGDDGKWKPTLVLLRINRAATCVRWSPLENKFAVGSGARLISVCYFESENDWWVSKHIKKPIRSTVTSLDWHPNNMLLVAGSTDYKVRVFSAFIKDIEQHPEPTAWGPKKPLGQILAEFKNSSTGGGWVHSVSFSADGNRICWVGHDSAINIGMANGGNVTVKQKTEYLPFLCCEWISPQSILVAGHSCVPLIYTVGEDGKVVLAAKLDQSTKKEQSGISAMRIFQSLDRNLRTENSDTNLESIHQNAITCVCLYSGEKGNVQRVSTSGLDGQLVIWDIDTLTRSMQGLKL; the protein is encoded by the exons ATGACGGAGCGCCATACGTTTGGTGGCACGGTGAGCCCCATCACTTGCCATGCCTGGAATAAGGATCGTTCCC AAATTGCCATCTCGCCGAACAACAACGAGGTGCACATCTACAAGCGCACCGGCTCGGAATGGAAGCTGACGGACGTGCTGAACCAGCACGATCTGCGCGTGATGGGCATCGACTGGGCGCCGAACACGAACCGCATCGTGACCTGTGCCGTCGACCGGAACGCGTACGTCTGGACGCAGGGCGACGATGGCAAGTGGAAGCCgacgctggtgctgctgcgcaTTAATCGTGCGGCCACCTGCGTCCGCTGGTCGCCGCTGGAGAACAAGTTCGCGGTCGGTTCGGGCGCCCGGTTGATCTCGGTGTGCTACTTTGAGTCGGAAAACGACTGGTGGGTGTCGAAGCACATCAAGAAGCCGATCCGCTCGACGGTGACGTCGCTCGACTGGCACCCGAACAATatgctgctggtggcgggCTCGACCGACTACAAGGTGCGCGTGTTTTCCGCCTTCATCAAGGACATCGAGcagcacccggaaccgacggccTGGGGCCCGAAAAAGCCGCTCGGCCAGATACTGGCCGAGTTTAAGAACTCTTCCACCGGTGGCGGCTGGGTGCACAGCGTTAGCTTCTCGGCCGACGGCAACCGGATTTGCTGGGTCGGTCACGATAGTGCGATCAACATCGGCATGGCGAACGGGGGCAACGTGACCGTGAAGCAGAAGACGGAGTACCTGCCGTTTCTGTGCTGCGAGTGGATTTCGCCCCAGTCGATACTGGTGGCGGGCCACAGCTGCGTGCCGCTGATCTACACGGTGGGCGAGGACGGTAAGGTTGTGCTGGCGGCCAAGCTGGACCAGTCGACGAAGAAGGAGCAGAGTGGCATTTCGGCGATGCGCATCTTCCAGTCGTTGGATCGCAATTTGCGCACGGAAAACTCGGACACCAACCTGGAGTCGATCCACCAGAATGCGATCACctgcgtgtgtttgtacaGCGGGGAAAAGGGCAATGTGCAGCGCGTCAGCACGTCCGGGCTGGATGGGCAGCTGGTCATTTGGGACATCGACACGCTTACCCGATCCATGCAGGGGTTGAAGCTTTAA
- the LOC120957414 gene encoding protein D2-like, giving the protein MSICRLQTRASSIFTTSIRLFSSAIAKSMEKHEVVPDVVPVAPAEVAKVTYPSGAIVSEGNVLTPTQVKDVPKVEWNADSGALYTLCMTDPDAPSRKEPTYREWHHWLVGNIPGADVAQGETLSAYVGSGPPQGTGLHRYVFLVYKQNGKLTFDEPRLTNTSADNRGGFAIRKFAEKYQLGNPVAGNFYQAEWDDYVPLLYKQLGA; this is encoded by the coding sequence ATGTCAATCTGCCGGCTGCAAACGCGTGCATCGTCCATCTTTACCACCTCGATCCGGCTGTTCAGTTCTGCGATTGCGAAAAGCATGGAGAAGCACGAAGTCGTCCCCGACGTGGTGCCGGTCGCCCCGGCCGAGGTGGCCAAGGTAACCTACCCGAGCGGTGCCATCGTCAGCGAGGGCAACGTACTCACCCCCACGCAGGTAAAGGACGTGCCGAAGGTGGAATGGAACGCGGACAGTGGCGCCCTGTACACGCTCTGCATGACCGATCCGGATGCGCCGAGCCGCAAGGAACCGACGTACCGCGAGTGGCACCACTGGCTGGTCGGCAACATTCCCGGGGCCGATGTAGCGCAGGGCGAAACGCTGTCGGCGTACGTGGGCTCGGGCCCACCGCAGGGAACCGGCCTCCATCGGTACGTGTTTCTGGTGTACAAACAGAACGGCAAGCTGACGTTCGATGAGCCGCGGCTGACCAACACGAGCGCGGACAACCGTGGCGGATTCGCCATCCGCAAGTTTGCCGAGAAGTACCAGCTGGGCAATCCGGTGGCGGGCAACTTCTATCAGGCCGAGTGGGACGATTATGTGCCGCTGCTGTACAAGCAGCTGGGTGCATAA
- the LOC120957413 gene encoding DNA polymerase delta subunit 2 isoform X1, with product MLFPDDTNFSSPSSEGGAFERLKVPYTYRSECYHFVKKDFSKQFAFIYASRLEEMLKLLEDSVQKKWGTEMPIKRLADLREDCPHKCVIIGTLFKHQELKPSILREISEENQLAPQPPRSHYTNDNDILILEDALQRIKLVGKIDVHSIVTGVVCAVMGQDRYEESDGRFFVEDYIFYQGAPQRELQPLQTSPLLVLISGLNESAANDFTTPLELLQQWVFGNLEGLLDGHDWEAASIVRIVIAGNSVKASPKPKNHHSSKVTTETDALLGAVKTVDSLIHNLAQSVPIDLMPGEFDPANHMLPQQPMHHCLFPRSKGFASFRGVPNPYAFDLADRYVVGTSGQNVLDVMRYSKIESPLEALKATLRWGHLIPTAPDTLPCYPYYEKDPFIIGECPHVYFAGNVGEFSTEMWTGAGGQQTRLVCVPSFADSQSVAVVNLRTMECRKVSFKVGGFEGEE from the exons ATGTTATTTCCCGACGATACAAACTTTTCCAGCCCCTCTTCGGAGGGTGGTGCTTTTGAGCGACTAAAAGTGCCGTACACGTACCGGTCGGAGTGTTACCATTTCGTGAAGAAAGATTTCTCCAAACAGTTCGCGTTCATCTACGCTTCCCGGCTGGAGGAAAtgctgaagctgctggagGACAGTGTGCAGAAGAAGTGGGGCACCGAGATGCCGATCAAGCGGTTGGCCGATCTGAGGGAAGACTGTCCGCATAAGTGCGTCATCATCGGTACACTGTTTAAGCACCAG GAACTAAAACCAAGCATATTGCGTGAAATTTCGGAAGAAAATCAGCTAGCACCGCAACCGCCACGGTCACACTACACGAACGACAACGATATTCTGATCCTGGAGGACGCGCTGCAACGCATCAAGCTGGTGGGCAAAATCGATGTGCACTCGATTGTGACGGGAGTTGTCTGTGCCGTTATGG GCCAAGACA GGTACGAGGAAAGCGATGGACGATTCTTCGTGGAGGATTACATCTTCTATCAAGGAGCGCCGCAGAGAGAACTGCAACCACTTCAAACTTCCCCATTGCTGGTTCTAATTTCGGGCCTTAATGAG TCAGCAGCGAACGATTTTACCACCCCGCTGGAGCTACTGCAGCAGTGGGTGTTCGGTAATCTCGAAGGTCTGCTCGACGGTCACGATTGGGAAGCGGCCAGTATTGTGCGCATCGTAATCGCTGGCAATTCGGTGAAAGCAAGCCCAAAGCCCAAAAATCACCATTCCTCAAAGGTAACGACCGAAACGGATGCACTGCTCGGCGCGGTAAAAACGGTCGATTCGCTCATACACAACCTCGCCCAATCCGTCCCGATCGATCTGATGCCGGGTGAGTTCGATCCGGCCAATCATATGCTACCGCAGCAACCGATGCACCACTGTCTGTTTCCACGGTCGAAGGGATTTGCCTCGTTCAGGGGTGTACCGAATCCGTACGCGTTTGATCTAGCGGACCGATACGTCGTGGGCACATCGGGGCAAAATGTGCTCGATGTGATGCGCTACTCCAAGATTGAGAGCCCGCTGGAAGCGCTGAAGGCTACGCTGCGCTGGGGCCATCTGATACCGACCGCGCCGGACACGCTACCATGCTATCCGTACTATGAGAAGGATCCGTTCATTATTGGTGAGTGTCCGCACGTGTACTTTGCCGGGAATGTGGGAGAATTTAGCACGGAAATGTGGACGGGTGCTGGTGGACAGCAGACACGGCTGGTTTGTGTACCATCGTTTGCGGACAGTCAAAGCGTTGCCGTTGTCAACCTGCGTACGATGGAGTGCCGCAAGGTTAGCTTCAAGGTCGGTGGGTTTGAGGGAGAGGAGTGA
- the LOC120957413 gene encoding DNA polymerase delta subunit 2 isoform X2, which produces MLFPDDTNFSSPSSEGGAFERLKVPYTYRSECYHFVKKDFSKQFAFIYASRLEEMLKLLEDSVQKKWGTEMPIKRLADLREDCPHKCVIIGTLFKHQELKPSILREISEENQLAPQPPRSHYTNDNDILILEDALQRIKLVGKIDVHSIVTGVVCAVMGYEESDGRFFVEDYIFYQGAPQRELQPLQTSPLLVLISGLNESAANDFTTPLELLQQWVFGNLEGLLDGHDWEAASIVRIVIAGNSVKASPKPKNHHSSKVTTETDALLGAVKTVDSLIHNLAQSVPIDLMPGEFDPANHMLPQQPMHHCLFPRSKGFASFRGVPNPYAFDLADRYVVGTSGQNVLDVMRYSKIESPLEALKATLRWGHLIPTAPDTLPCYPYYEKDPFIIGECPHVYFAGNVGEFSTEMWTGAGGQQTRLVCVPSFADSQSVAVVNLRTMECRKVSFKVGGFEGEE; this is translated from the exons ATGTTATTTCCCGACGATACAAACTTTTCCAGCCCCTCTTCGGAGGGTGGTGCTTTTGAGCGACTAAAAGTGCCGTACACGTACCGGTCGGAGTGTTACCATTTCGTGAAGAAAGATTTCTCCAAACAGTTCGCGTTCATCTACGCTTCCCGGCTGGAGGAAAtgctgaagctgctggagGACAGTGTGCAGAAGAAGTGGGGCACCGAGATGCCGATCAAGCGGTTGGCCGATCTGAGGGAAGACTGTCCGCATAAGTGCGTCATCATCGGTACACTGTTTAAGCACCAG GAACTAAAACCAAGCATATTGCGTGAAATTTCGGAAGAAAATCAGCTAGCACCGCAACCGCCACGGTCACACTACACGAACGACAACGATATTCTGATCCTGGAGGACGCGCTGCAACGCATCAAGCTGGTGGGCAAAATCGATGTGCACTCGATTGTGACGGGAGTTGTCTGTGCCGTTATGG GGTACGAGGAAAGCGATGGACGATTCTTCGTGGAGGATTACATCTTCTATCAAGGAGCGCCGCAGAGAGAACTGCAACCACTTCAAACTTCCCCATTGCTGGTTCTAATTTCGGGCCTTAATGAG TCAGCAGCGAACGATTTTACCACCCCGCTGGAGCTACTGCAGCAGTGGGTGTTCGGTAATCTCGAAGGTCTGCTCGACGGTCACGATTGGGAAGCGGCCAGTATTGTGCGCATCGTAATCGCTGGCAATTCGGTGAAAGCAAGCCCAAAGCCCAAAAATCACCATTCCTCAAAGGTAACGACCGAAACGGATGCACTGCTCGGCGCGGTAAAAACGGTCGATTCGCTCATACACAACCTCGCCCAATCCGTCCCGATCGATCTGATGCCGGGTGAGTTCGATCCGGCCAATCATATGCTACCGCAGCAACCGATGCACCACTGTCTGTTTCCACGGTCGAAGGGATTTGCCTCGTTCAGGGGTGTACCGAATCCGTACGCGTTTGATCTAGCGGACCGATACGTCGTGGGCACATCGGGGCAAAATGTGCTCGATGTGATGCGCTACTCCAAGATTGAGAGCCCGCTGGAAGCGCTGAAGGCTACGCTGCGCTGGGGCCATCTGATACCGACCGCGCCGGACACGCTACCATGCTATCCGTACTATGAGAAGGATCCGTTCATTATTGGTGAGTGTCCGCACGTGTACTTTGCCGGGAATGTGGGAGAATTTAGCACGGAAATGTGGACGGGTGCTGGTGGACAGCAGACACGGCTGGTTTGTGTACCATCGTTTGCGGACAGTCAAAGCGTTGCCGTTGTCAACCTGCGTACGATGGAGTGCCGCAAGGTTAGCTTCAAGGTCGGTGGGTTTGAGGGAGAGGAGTGA